From Methylopila sp. M107, a single genomic window includes:
- a CDS encoding DUF2282 domain-containing protein, with amino-acid sequence MHRRTVNVALAGSLLAALSAVSLASTASAEDKMAGKEKCYGVALKGQNDCAAGAGTTCAGTSKADYQGNAWKAVPKGTCTTMKTPKGMGSLEAIKM; translated from the coding sequence ATGCATCGTCGCACCGTCAACGTCGCGCTCGCCGGCTCGCTGCTCGCCGCGCTGTCCGCTGTTTCGCTCGCATCGACCGCCTCGGCCGAGGACAAGATGGCCGGCAAGGAGAAGTGTTACGGCGTCGCGCTCAAGGGCCAGAACGACTGCGCCGCCGGCGCCGGCACCACCTGCGCGGGCACCTCGAAGGCCGACTATCAGGGCAACGCATGGAAGGCCGTGCCCAAGGGCACCTGCACCACGATGAAGACCCCGAAGGGCATGGGCTCCCTCGAAGCCATCAAGATGTGA
- a CDS encoding DoxX family protein, giving the protein MNAAIASASAAPRTGAAGLIQRVIGLFEQIPYSALALMARIPIAAAFWQSGQTKTDGLNIFKLSDSAVFLFQDEYKLPLVDPTLAAHGAAIAEHLFPVLLVIGLGSRFAALALLGMTLVIQIFVYPDAWPTHGTWAACFLLIIARGPGVVSLDHLIAKRFR; this is encoded by the coding sequence ATGAACGCCGCCATCGCATCCGCGTCCGCCGCGCCTCGGACCGGGGCCGCCGGGCTGATCCAGCGCGTGATCGGGCTGTTCGAGCAGATCCCCTACTCCGCGCTCGCGCTGATGGCGCGCATCCCGATCGCGGCGGCGTTCTGGCAGTCGGGCCAGACCAAGACAGACGGGCTGAACATCTTCAAGCTCTCCGACAGCGCCGTGTTCCTGTTTCAGGACGAGTACAAGCTGCCGCTGGTCGACCCGACGCTTGCGGCCCATGGCGCGGCGATCGCGGAACACCTGTTTCCAGTGTTGCTCGTCATCGGCCTGGGCAGCCGCTTCGCGGCGCTCGCCCTGCTCGGCATGACGCTGGTGATCCAGATTTTCGTCTATCCCGACGCATGGCCGACGCATGGCACATGGGCCGCCTGCTTCCTGCTGATCATCGCGCGCGGACCTGGCGTCGTCTCGCTGGACCACCTGATCGCGAAGCGGTTTCGCTGA
- a CDS encoding DUF692 domain-containing protein yields the protein MRTALPATSGVGFKPEHFDSILADDFAGFFEVHAENYMGAGGPPHAMLRRLREEHALSIHGVGLSIGGADPLDRDHLQRLKILCDRYEPESFSEHLAWSTHDGAFLNDLLPLPYTAETLRSVIAHVDETQTALGRRMLLENPATYVTFTESEIPETAFLAEIARATGCGLLLDVNNVFVSATNHGFSAHDYLAAFPLDRVGEIHLAGHDADLDDAGAPLLIDAHGSVTPEAVWALYADVLARAGPLPSLIEWDNDVPDWATLRTEARRADAALAAAARRRAA from the coding sequence ATGCGCACCGCCCTCCCCGCCACATCCGGCGTCGGCTTCAAGCCCGAGCATTTCGACTCGATCCTCGCCGACGACTTTGCCGGCTTCTTCGAGGTCCACGCCGAAAACTACATGGGCGCGGGCGGCCCGCCCCACGCCATGCTGCGGCGGCTGCGTGAGGAGCATGCGCTGTCGATCCATGGCGTCGGCCTGTCGATCGGCGGCGCCGACCCGCTCGACCGTGACCACCTGCAGCGCCTGAAAATCCTATGCGACCGATACGAACCCGAGAGCTTTTCCGAGCACCTCGCCTGGTCGACGCATGACGGCGCCTTCCTGAACGACCTGCTCCCCCTGCCCTACACGGCCGAGACGCTTCGCAGCGTGATCGCGCATGTCGACGAGACGCAAACCGCGCTCGGCCGGCGGATGCTGCTCGAGAACCCCGCGACCTACGTCACCTTCACCGAGAGCGAAATTCCCGAGACCGCGTTCCTGGCCGAGATCGCCCGCGCGACCGGCTGCGGGCTGCTGCTCGACGTCAACAACGTGTTCGTCTCCGCGACCAATCACGGCTTTTCGGCGCACGACTATCTTGCGGCCTTTCCGCTCGATCGTGTCGGCGAGATCCATCTGGCCGGCCACGACGCCGACCTCGACGACGCGGGCGCGCCGCTGCTGATCGACGCCCATGGCTCGGTCACGCCGGAGGCCGTCTGGGCGCTCTACGCCGACGTGCTGGCCCGCGCCGGCCCGCTCCCGAGCCTGATCGAATGGGACAACGACGTGCCGGACTGGGCGACGCTCCGCACTGAGGCGCGCCGCGCCGATGCGGCGCTCGCCGCCGCCGCCCGCAGACGCGCGGCCTGA
- a CDS encoding DNA-binding domain-containing protein, with translation MSAVLQSAFAASLEDPARPAPEQLAPSGDTRPERRFAVYRNNVAVSLAGAIAKRFPAVQRIVGDEFFAELARAYVAGHRPRSPVMMSYGDDFPDFVALAPGLDELPYLADVARLEAARTRAYHAADAEPLGAEAFAALDPEALDRAALTLHPSVETVRSARPVVTIWAMNAGETELGPIEDWRGEDALVARPGMDVLVRALPPGGAAFLGALKSGAPLGAAAAIAADDVQDFDLTQNLIGLIEAGLAVGLGSADPTGDAS, from the coding sequence ATGTCCGCAGTGCTCCAGTCCGCCTTCGCCGCCTCGCTCGAAGATCCCGCGCGGCCAGCGCCCGAACAGCTCGCGCCTTCGGGCGATACGCGGCCCGAAAGGCGGTTCGCGGTCTATCGCAACAATGTCGCGGTCTCGCTCGCCGGCGCGATCGCGAAGCGCTTTCCGGCCGTTCAGAGAATCGTCGGCGACGAGTTCTTCGCCGAACTCGCTCGCGCCTATGTCGCCGGCCACCGGCCGCGCTCGCCCGTGATGATGAGCTATGGCGACGACTTTCCGGACTTCGTCGCCTTGGCGCCCGGTCTCGACGAGCTGCCCTATCTCGCCGACGTCGCGCGGCTGGAGGCCGCCCGCACCCGCGCCTATCACGCGGCCGACGCCGAGCCGCTCGGAGCCGAGGCGTTCGCAGCGCTCGATCCGGAAGCGCTCGACCGCGCTGCGCTCACGCTCCACCCCTCGGTCGAAACCGTGCGCTCGGCGCGTCCGGTCGTGACGATCTGGGCGATGAACGCAGGCGAGACGGAACTCGGGCCGATCGAGGATTGGCGCGGCGAGGACGCGCTGGTCGCGCGGCCCGGCATGGACGTCCTCGTACGCGCCTTGCCGCCGGGCGGCGCCGCGTTCCTCGGCGCGCTGAAATCCGGCGCGCCGCTCGGCGCGGCGGCCGCGATCGCGGCGGACGACGTGCAAGACTTCGACCTCACCCAGAATCTCATCGGGCTCATCGAAGCCGGCCTCGCGGTCGGCCTCGGCTCGGCCGATCCCACAGGAGACGCGTCATGA